The Candidatus Bathyarchaeota archaeon sequence TGATGTTATGCATTTCCCAATGTTGCATGGAGACCAAAGAGCAATTGTAATGCCTATAACTCTCCTCAAAAACCTTTTCGAAGAAATTGAGAAAATTTTAACTCCGTCAGGATTCGCCGCGGTATTTTACAACGCAGGGAAGAAAAGTGGAGAGAACTACGTTCAATACTTCAGAGAAAAGTTTGGGCTCAAATCGAAAGAAGAACTAATTGAAACAGTAATCATATGCACTAGCGCAATAGGATGGGGAATCGTTGAAACCTACACTTTGGATTTGAGCATACCCGCGGGAAGCGTTAGAGTTAAGAAGAACATTGAAGCTGTTATGCGGGGTAAAGGAGCAACTCAGCCCGTTTGCCACTGGACTCGAGGTTTCTTAGCTGGATATTTAACCGCCGTCACCGGAGTTGATGTTGAAGTTGTAGAAACTAAATGCCTTGGAAAGGGCGATGAATACTGCGAGTTTGAAATCAAAGCAAAATTATCGTAGTGAGGTGAGTGTTAAAAACTTCTGTTTTGGTGGAGTGGAAATTCATGGCCGCACTTTGGACACTTAACCATGTTGCACTGAACAAGGGATGGACAGCCAGAGCAAGCGAATACTCTACCGTAGGAAAGGTCAAAGACGAAGCCGCATTTAGGGCAACGTACTATATGCTTCTGTCTTTCCCTGGAACTCAAGACTTAACGCCCCCGCGTAAAACATGCATAAAAACGATTAAAACTTTTCTTAACCATAAAGTTGAAGCACAAAATTATGTAACCAAATTGATAAGTAAATATCATTGTAGTGAAAGAAATGTCCAGAACTGAAAGTATAGACCGAGCTGAACTGTATAAGATGCATCCGACTCAGCTTCTCCTTAGCAAATTTCTTAGCGGAGAGATTAGTAAACTTGACCCTGTTTATGATCCCAAATACGGTTATAGATATCCCATAGTTGAAGCCTTAGTTGGCGACCCGGAGGAAACTGAGAAGTTTTTGAATAAATTGTATGAAGCTGGAATCTTGGAAAGGGAACTTTACGACAGAATAATTTATTGTCCGTTTTGCGGTTCACCAAACATTTCAACGCGTTATTGCTGTCCATATTGTGGTTCATTTAATGTTAAGAAAAGTTCGTTAATCGAGCATATTCAATGCGGTTACATTGACGTCGAGGAAAAATTCATCAATAAGAATGGAACTCTCACTTGTCCAAAGTGTGGAAAAAAGCTTCAGAAGCCAGATTTGGATTACAGAAAGGCTGGAATATGGTGTAAATGCAACGATTGCGGGAAAAACTTCGACATTCCAGTTACAATGCATTTCTGCAGAGACTGTAAAAAGACGTTTGACTTTGAAACTGCAGTTTGTAAGGACGTTTACTCTTACACTTTAAGCGAAGCCACCAAGAAGGAAACCACTGTCGGTTGGGTTGTAATCGCACCCATACGTGAGTTCCTGGAGAAATTAGGATTTGAAGTTGAGACTCCCGGCTTTCTGAAGGGCAAGTCTGGGGCAACCCACATATTTGACATAGCAGCTTTCAAAAAGGGCGTAACCCGTGAGGTTACAGTAATAGACTTAGCAACCTCAACTGACGATGAAGTTTCTGAACAACCAGTTATAGCTATGTTCGCAAAAATATACGACGTAATGCCCGATAAGGCATGTTTAATAGCGATTCCCAAAATGAGCGAAAATGGAAAGAAAATGGCTGCACTCTACAAAATTGAAGTCATAGAAGGGGAAGACCAAAAAGAAGTTGTAAAAGTCCTTAAAAAGAAAATAACGAAAAGTTAACTTGAGTAAACTGCAATATTTCCCTTTTCAGTGACGACTTTTAAAATAAAGCTTCCTTTAGGCATGGGTATATCTGTCCTAACGTAAACATCGTTTTCTCCTGGATTAAGAAAGAAGTTAGCATCATAATGTAAATGGAGAGTGGCGTTGTTTATCCAAATCGAAACTATATGGACTGTTATTCCGCCTCGATTTTTCAAACAGATGCATGTTCCGTTAATTGAAACTCTCACGGCGAAGAAATCTATATCCATTTGAGTTTGTATGGTATCTAATTCTCTGTCTCTTAACCTTATCCGGATGCTTCCATTGTTGGCAATATAACTCTGCAAATTACTAGTCAAACTTATGGTGTGAGTATACCACTCGTTTGTAGGAGTAAAAGTTTCTAAATTGGTAAAATTCCGGTTTTCCCAGTTGTATGCTTCTAAGTAAAATTCTTCAAGGCTGTCGTTTGCCTTTATGGTTAGGGATATTTCAATTTTTTGGATGTTTTCCTTTGGATATTTGGTTAAGTCTGCTTGAAAATCTCCTCTAATATCAATTTTATAGGATATGCAAGTTTGTTCCTGGCCTAAGGACACAGATGGCATGGGTTCTGTGTACTTTCTCATTAAAATCCAATCAACGTAGTAGTAGCGAGTTGAGGGTGAGCCGTCGTTATCTGCTTGAAGAGCTATAAACCCGACATAAGTTGATGGAGTACCGCTTCTAGACAGAGTTTCATCTAAGTATGTTCCTATCACTTCTGAGTTTTTAATGATAAATGTTGCGATAGTCCATGTTGAATGGGTATATTGTGAACCGCCTGTTGAAGAACCGCCAACATAGACTCTGTGGGTGTTGCCAGCGTAATTATCGCCTATGTAATGGTTAAGATTTGATGAACCATAGTAGTTATTTGACCAACTTGTGTCAATGTAAACGGCTGCATCTAAGTCGCTTCCTCCAAATCCTTTAATTTCTAACTCAATTACCTTATTTGTGACATTAAAGAAGTCTTTTGTGTATATTCCTTCGGGTCTGTAGCTATTCGAAGTGATTTTTACAACGGTTCTGTTTTCAGCGGTTAATGTTGTCGATAGAGGACCTCGTTTGTTCCATTTATCCAAGTTTTCAAAGTCATCGAAGAATTCGAAAGTTGCTGACCCATTGCTTTCTGTTGTTGCACTTGGATTTCCATAATACATGTAAATTGTCGTTAGCGAGTTAGCCGAGATCAGCGGAACTTTTATCCATACTTTAGTGTTTTCTGTGTTTATTCCAGATTGTATCCAGTAGCTGAGTAGGCTACCGTTTACGTCGGTAAACCGTAAATCTCCGCAATCTGTACGCATTTTTCCTTCGCTGATTAGTGAAGCTGAGTCAAATGTTATTGGAACTTGAAATTCTGTAAGCTGATTTGGGTTTTGAGTGTTATTTAGAGAAATTGGTTTTCGATATTTCCATGAAGAGTTAAACCAGTTGGAGCAGGTAACATTTGTTGCTGCTTCTGTAAAGCTTTCGTAGGAGCCGTCAGCTGTCTGCGTATCTAAATAGTTTCCACTTAAACGTATTCCAAAAGGGAGAGAAAATTCGTGTTGAGCTGTAAACCATAATGAATGCTGGCTGACATAAGATATTTCTACAGATTCACTGGATCTTTCCCAGTCGTATTGGTTCATTTGATAATTCCATAATATAACGTTTGCAACTATGACAACTATGAGGATTAGACTTAACACTACCGCGATGACGTTGCTTACCGCTTTTTTGCTCTTTCTAAGTTTATGGAGCCACATAATAATCTCCGACTTGAGTTCCTCGCTTAGAAACTAATTCTATATGATAGGCGGTGTTAGATAACCATGCAAAAGTCACGTTTAGCCATCCATGTTCGCCAACTTCAAATGTTGTTTCTGCAATTTGTTGAGGAACGTCGTTTATGTATACGGCGTCAATTGTAACTGTAACTTTTCCTGTATTACGGATGTAAATTGCTATTTGGTTTCCGGGTTTAAACCATACATCTTCAATTATGAAACGTTCGCCCATTGTTTCTCTGAGATTTGTTGTTATAACGTATGTAGCCGTGGTCGCTATTGACATGGCTGAAACAGCGATTACGATAAGTAGGATGTTACTGAGCACGGGGCTGACAGCCTTCTTGTTTTTCCAAATTTCCATTTTTTCACCTAAAGTATGAATTTGAAGACGAGATATACTGAGAGTAGCATGACTAGGCTGTGCTTAAGCCCGGCGCTTATGGTTCCCTCACCCATTTTTCCTGCAATTAATCCTCCAAAGAGGGCTTGGATGATGCCTATGTGGAAGAACACCCTTTTTGTTTCTTCTTCTCCCATTATAGCAGAGCCTAGAACAGGCATTCCTTCAATGTTTACAAAGAATGTTTTGAAGAGTAGGACCATTGTGAAGAGGAAGACGTAGAATGCAACATATATTATTGCGATGTAGGGTCTTGTTCGAGTTTTTCTTTCCTTCTCCAGAAGCAGGGTTGTCTGAACAAAGTCTCCTAGGGGTTTGAATACTTTCTCTATTTTGCCTCCTGAACGATTCGCCTCTATGATGAGCGGGACGGTTCTCTGAACAAGTACGGTGTTAACTCTCTTACTAAAGGAACGCAAAGCCTCTTCTAGGGTCATTCCCCAAGAAATTTGGGCAACTATCTTCCTAAGCTCTTTTGTTAAGGGGCCATAATCTCTGTTAGCGGCTTCTTCTAATGCCTGGTAGAGAGTCATTCCTGTTTGTTCAGCTTGGACAATCGTGCGGAACAAGTCGGGTAAATGTTCATCAATAGACTTTTTCCAGCGGTAATCAAGATAGTTAACTACTGACGGAGGGAAAAAAGTAGCAGCAATTGCCAACAAAACTAATTCATCGAAAATCATTGAATTGAAACCTACAAGAAAAGCGATAGCGATTATGAGGATTCCTAAAATTATGGAAATAATCCATGTAAGCTTTTTCTCCCATTTTTCTATTCTAGGCAATTTCATCACCTAGGCGAGATGACATCGAGAATTATTATGAAAATTATGGAGGATACCGGGATTCCAATGTAGGTTAGTAGGTAAAGTAGAAGCTTCGGGTCTAGGATGCCCATTCCTCCGCCGCCAAGCATCGACATGACGGAAAGCATGACAACGAACAGCAACGGCCCGGCGACGAGTACAGCAACGTAAAACTCTGACAAAATTGAAAGCGTGTCAGCGAACTTTTTCAATGCTACCTTCTTCAGCTCCATATACTGCCTTGAACGCTCTGTAAGGTAAGAAACCAGATTTCCGCCAGAATGAATGGTGGCTATGAACCCTTCTAGAAAGTTTTTGAATTTTTCTGAAGGACTCCTTTTAGAAGCTCTTTCTAGGGCTGAAATTATGTCTGTTCCGAAAAGTTCAACATCTCTAACTATTCTCCTTGATTCCTCAGTTATTGCCAGCGGGACGTCCATTCTTGCAATAGAAAGAAAAATTTTTTCAGGGGTCACTCCGGAACCTGCTAGAACCGTCATATAACCAGTTGTGAATGGAAGCTCATCCTCAAGTTTTCTTTTTAAATTGTCCGCCTTGTAAATTGGATAGAGATAAAAACCAATTATTGTAAATGCTCCGCTTAACATTGAAATTCCTAATCCGAAGAGTAATGCCGAGAGCATAGGCATGCCTAGAAGGAAATGAAAGATTATTGGAGCCAAAATTAAAGTTGAAATTGAAGCCATAAGGCTTGATAAAATTGTTAGGCTTACATATGCCTTAAAATTAATTTTTATATTTGATTTCTCCAAATTTGCGTCTAAATCTTTGAATAGTGGCAGTAATTTCGCTGTTTTTCCTCCCAAAATGTTGTAGGCGAAAACTTGCGGTTTTGTAATTCCAAGTTTAACTTTTTCAATCCAGCTTCTCAAGCGGGGTTCAAGTTTTTTGGTTATAGGCCTAAATTTTTCTCCAAACTTTCTGTAGTAGATTTTTAGTTTCTTTTTCAGCTTTAACCCTTTCATTTGACTCCAACTCTCACCTTCCTGTAAACTCTATCGGGGTCAGCGTAGTATTCACGGATTACCTTGGCTACTTCCGTGTATCTTCTAATGTTGTTTTCAACCATCCATTGCAACACAGCCTTACGTCTTTCAATTTCATTCTCAACTTCCTTTTTTGTTAGGCCTAGTCTTTCCCTATGCCTTTCTAAAACGTAGCTTTTCCCAGAATATACAAAGGAGTCGCTTTTGGGATCCCATTTGTAGACTTCATGGGCCAATATTTCTTTAGTTTTCGGGTCCATTCCGACTATTTCAGTTACTGTTGAAACTCTGCGGGCTGGTTTTCCATTGACTTCTGTTCTTACTTGAATTACAATGTCATCTATCATTGCGATAAGTGGTCTGGGAATGTTCATAGGTTCAGACTCTAGACGGTTTATGACGGCTTCAACTGATTCGGCGTGTAGAGTGCACATACCGAGATGCCCAGTTGCGATGGCTTGGAAAAGCGTGTAGGCTTCTTCTCCACGAACTTCGCCGACTATTATGTAGTCTGGACGTTGTCTAACAGCGGCTTTGAGCAGATCGAAGAGGGTTATTGAACCTTTTCCGTTGAGGCCAAATCCGGGGCGAACAACTGAGGGAATCCAATTTTCATGAGGCAAGTTAAGTTCAGGTGTATCTTCTACGCTTACTATCTTAAGTTCTGGTTTAATGAACATTGAAAGGCAGTTGAGCGTTGTGGTCTTTCCCGCTGCTACTCCTCCGCTTACGAGAATTGATGACCTATTTTCAATTATATACCAGAAGTAGGCGGCCATTTCAGCAGACATTGTATTAAAGGCTATTAAGTCCGAAATTGTTAGGGGGTCGACTCTGAACCTTCTTATTGTAAAAGTTGAACCTCTTCGAGTTATTTCATTTCCATAAGTAAGCTGAACTCTACTACCGTCCGGTAGAGATGCGTCAATTAACGGAGTTGCCAATGAAATGTTTTTGCCAGCAAGATAGGCTAATCTGATAATGAAAGAGTTGAGTTCTTCTTCAGTTTCGAAAACTATGTTTGTTGGCATTGACTCGTAAACTCTATGCCAAACGTATACTGGAATTCCAACTCCGTCTGCAGAAATGTCTTCAATTAAATGGTCTTTCATTAGGGGGTCTATTTTTCCGTAACCTAGGAAGTCTCTTACGACGTAGTAAAGGAGTTTGTCTATGGCTTCTTTTTCAATCTTGAGTTTGTAATCTTTGATTACTTCTTGAAATTTCCTTTTGAGGTATTCTTCCGCCTTTTCCCTTGTTTCTATTTCTTTTAGGCTTATGTCTATTTCTTCCATTAGAAGTTTTTTAATTTCTTCTAATTGTTCCTCTTCTTCTTTGAGTAGTGTAGGCTCGATTACTTCATATTTTATCTTTCCTGTTTTTTCTTTAATTATTGCTGCGTAAACGTATGGTTCTTGAATCGGATAGACTTCTCGAAAGGATATTGTTCCCTTTTTAGTTTTTGTTCTAGGCAAGTCTTTCCCCGCACGCTTTTAGTTAATTTGTTGTACAGTACGGTTCGAAGTTATAGTGTGTATTAAGTCTTAATAAATTCTATGGATGTTTAATCCTTACCTAAAACACTCCTCAACATAATAACCTTTAAAACAAACTAATGGAAACTAAAATATGGCAGAGTAAAATGGAAAAATGGTTCGCTCAAAGGAGAAAAACAAAACTTCTTGAGCTGGCTTATAGACAAATAACACTTTCAATCGACACAGTGACCGACCTAGACAAAGCCATGAACGCCGTCCTATCAAACAAAAATGAAGAAGCCAAAGAAAGCATAGAAAGACTCTTCGTAACAGAAGTTGAAATAGACAACTTAAGAAGAGCAGTATTTGAAGAAGCAACGAAAGGGAACCTCCCGCCCAAGGAACGAGAAGACCTACTTCACTTGGTTAAAAGACTCGATGTCCTCGCAGACCACGTGAAGGATTCAGCCAGAAACGTGCTAATACTCCTAGACGAAAAAGTTCCAGGCGAAATATGGAATTCATACACCGATATTACAGAGGATTTGGTAAAATGTGCAACTACCCTTAGGAAGGCCTTGGAAAAACTTGGAGTAGACCCCGATAAGGCAATGGAACTTGCTAAGGAAGTAGATGTTATCGAAGGAAGAGTCGACGACAAATACTTGAAGGCCAAATGGCTTCTGCTTCAGCAGAAAGAGCTTAAAACACCCACAATAATAGTGCTTAAAGATTTACTTGACTTGTTAGAGCAGATTGCAGATACTTGCTGCGATACCGCAGATTACATTCGTGTGTTAACAGTTTCCTATTAAATGCCCCAAAGAGGATTCTTCTTACGCATAATTTCCACATATTCTTCTAATGCTTTGATTTCATCTTCTGAAAGTAAACTTTGGAAATTAGTTTTCAAAATCTTAACGTGTTGCTCTGGAACCTTAACGTAGAGCACATCACCCTCATTTATGTGACGACCGACAACTGGTTTATTCATTGAAATCGCAACTTGCATACCTATGCTAGCTTGAGAAATTGCTTCTCCTCTATCCTGAATCTGTATTATTTCCCCCAAATCAAGCCCATCTTGCCTAACAAGTTGATATTTCGGTCTTATCTGTCCAGCGAGGACTTCAACTCCGAAGATTGCAGGTTTTGCCCTTCTGAAAACGTATCCCGGTAAAACCTTAATTTTTCCGGGCTTTATTAAACGTTCAAATTCTTTCTTTATTTTCGCTTCCTTTTCACTTTTCACCCATTCTAAATACTCATCGACAAGATGATATATGATGTTGTGTTTGAATATACGAACTCCCCGTTTTTTTGCTTCTTCTGCGGCGTCGGGCAGCACTTTTACATTGAATGCCAAAATTACTCCATAAAGTGGTTCATTCTCCTTTACAATGGATGCTTCTGTCACATCCCGTTTTGAAACGTCGCCTACATCCGCTATTCTTATGGGAATTTCATTTCTCCTTAGACTTTCAGCTATTGCTTCTAGACTTCCCAGAGCGTCAGTTTTTAGGATTATGCCTTCAATGTCAGTTGATATTTTTATTTTCTCAATTTCTTCGGCCACAAGCTTTACGTACTCAGGTGCTTGGTCTTCTGAAGGGATAACGTAAAGCGGAGCTCCAGCCACTGCATTTTCAAGTTCTGGAGCCGCAATTTTTATTCCTGCCGCCGCTGAAACTTCTTCTGCTAAAATGAACTTGTCTCTTGGGTCACGGATTTCATCAAGCGGTTTTGGAAGTAGTACAGCCCTTATCTTTGTAACTATTGGCTTTTCCTTTCCTCCAATAACTATTAGGTCGCCTTTTCGCAGGATACCATCGTAAATTATGGCGTTCACCGTAACTCCTAAGCCTGGCTCCTCCTTAACCTCTAAAACTGTTCCTTTTGCTGGTCCTTCTGTTGTTTGAAGTCTAGAGCGCAAATACTGTTGTGTAAGCCCAATTAAGACTGTTAGGAGTTCAGGTATTCCCTCTCCGGTTTTTGCGCTTACTGGAACTATAGCCACTGTGCGTGTAAAGTCTTCTATTTTGTCGAATCTATCAGCTCTAAAGCCCAGACGAGAAAAAGTGCCTATAATTTCGTAAATCTTTTCATCTAAGCTCTGTCTAACATATGGGTCTTGCGCTTTATAGGAGATTATGAAGGGCTGGTTCGGTTTTGAGTTCCATCCCGAGATTCTGTCTATTTTATTTGCCGCCACTAGGAACGGTGTTTTTCTAGCCTTTAAGATGTCTATGCACTCGTAGGTTTGCGCTTCAAAACCTTTCAGTATATCTATGACGAGGATGGCTATGTCCGCTACGGTTCCCCCTCTTCTACGTAAGTTTGCGAAAGCTTCGTGGCCGGGAGTGTCAATAACAAGTAATCCCGGAATCTTTATTTCACCCTTAACCTTCGAAAGTAAAGGTCCACAAATTTTCGCTAAAGTTTCAACTGGGAAAAAACTTGCGCCTATGTGCTGCGTTATTCCACCTGCTTCACGTGCTTGAACGCTTGTT is a genomic window containing:
- a CDS encoding ACT domain-containing protein, with translation MDLYPKRAFTFIELNPDEDVYEIRIKLKDVPGAVAKTANVIAEAGMNIKTSTLFVSPVDKKEGFWTAFLDISKSNIEIEELARRLRELDVVLDVFVKKPKPVAYDVMHFPMLHGDQRAIVMPITLLKNLFEEIEKILTPSGFAAVFYNAGKKSGENYVQYFREKFGLKSKEELIETVIICTSAIGWGIVETYTLDLSIPAGSVRVKKNIEAVMRGKGATQPVCHWTRGFLAGYLTAVTGVDVEVVETKCLGKGDEYCEFEIKAKLS
- a CDS encoding DUF2341 domain-containing protein; its protein translation is MWLHKLRKSKKAVSNVIAVVLSLILIVVIVANVILWNYQMNQYDWERSSESVEISYVSQHSLWFTAQHEFSLPFGIRLSGNYLDTQTADGSYESFTEAATNVTCSNWFNSSWKYRKPISLNNTQNPNQLTEFQVPITFDSASLISEGKMRTDCGDLRFTDVNGSLLSYWIQSGINTENTKVWIKVPLISANSLTTIYMYYGNPSATTESNGSATFEFFDDFENLDKWNKRGPLSTTLTAENRTVVKITSNSYRPEGIYTKDFFNVTNKVIELEIKGFGGSDLDAAVYIDTSWSNNYYGSSNLNHYIGDNYAGNTHRVYVGGSSTGGSQYTHSTWTIATFIIKNSEVIGTYLDETLSRSGTPSTYVGFIALQADNDGSPSTRYYYVDWILMRKYTEPMPSVSLGQEQTCISYKIDIRGDFQADLTKYPKENIQKIEISLTIKANDSLEEFYLEAYNWENRNFTNLETFTPTNEWYTHTISLTSNLQSYIANNGSIRIRLRDRELDTIQTQMDIDFFAVRVSINGTCICLKNRGGITVHIVSIWINNATLHLHYDANFFLNPGENDVYVRTDIPMPKGSFILKVVTEKGNIAVYSS
- a CDS encoding type II secretion system F family protein, producing MPRIEKWEKKLTWIISIILGILIIAIAFLVGFNSMIFDELVLLAIAATFFPPSVVNYLDYRWKKSIDEHLPDLFRTIVQAEQTGMTLYQALEEAANRDYGPLTKELRKIVAQISWGMTLEEALRSFSKRVNTVLVQRTVPLIIEANRSGGKIEKVFKPLGDFVQTTLLLEKERKTRTRPYIAIIYVAFYVFLFTMVLLFKTFFVNIEGMPVLGSAIMGEEETKRVFFHIGIIQALFGGLIAGKMGEGTISAGLKHSLVMLLSVYLVFKFIL
- a CDS encoding type II secretion system F family protein, which translates into the protein MKGLKLKKKLKIYYRKFGEKFRPITKKLEPRLRSWIEKVKLGITKPQVFAYNILGGKTAKLLPLFKDLDANLEKSNIKINFKAYVSLTILSSLMASISTLILAPIIFHFLLGMPMLSALLFGLGISMLSGAFTIIGFYLYPIYKADNLKRKLEDELPFTTGYMTVLAGSGVTPEKIFLSIARMDVPLAITEESRRIVRDVELFGTDIISALERASKRSPSEKFKNFLEGFIATIHSGGNLVSYLTERSRQYMELKKVALKKFADTLSILSEFYVAVLVAGPLLFVVMLSVMSMLGGGGMGILDPKLLLYLLTYIGIPVSSIIFIIILDVISPR
- a CDS encoding type II/IV secretion system ATPase subunit — translated: MPRTKTKKGTISFREVYPIQEPYVYAAIIKEKTGKIKYEVIEPTLLKEEEEQLEEIKKLLMEEIDISLKEIETREKAEEYLKRKFQEVIKDYKLKIEKEAIDKLLYYVVRDFLGYGKIDPLMKDHLIEDISADGVGIPVYVWHRVYESMPTNIVFETEEELNSFIIRLAYLAGKNISLATPLIDASLPDGSRVQLTYGNEITRRGSTFTIRRFRVDPLTISDLIAFNTMSAEMAAYFWYIIENRSSILVSGGVAAGKTTTLNCLSMFIKPELKIVSVEDTPELNLPHENWIPSVVRPGFGLNGKGSITLFDLLKAAVRQRPDYIIVGEVRGEEAYTLFQAIATGHLGMCTLHAESVEAVINRLESEPMNIPRPLIAMIDDIVIQVRTEVNGKPARRVSTVTEIVGMDPKTKEILAHEVYKWDPKSDSFVYSGKSYVLERHRERLGLTKKEVENEIERRKAVLQWMVENNIRRYTEVAKVIREYYADPDRVYRKVRVGVK
- a CDS encoding DUF47 family protein; the protein is METKIWQSKMEKWFAQRRKTKLLELAYRQITLSIDTVTDLDKAMNAVLSNKNEEAKESIERLFVTEVEIDNLRRAVFEEATKGNLPPKEREDLLHLVKRLDVLADHVKDSARNVLILLDEKVPGEIWNSYTDITEDLVKCATTLRKALEKLGVDPDKAMELAKEVDVIEGRVDDKYLKAKWLLLQQKELKTPTIIVLKDLLDLLEQIADTCCDTADYIRVLTVSY
- the infB gene encoding translation initiation factor IF-2; amino-acid sequence: MPIRQPIVCVLGHVDTGKTLLLDKIRKTSVQAREAGGITQHIGASFFPVETLAKICGPLLSKVKGEIKIPGLLVIDTPGHEAFANLRRRGGTVADIAILVIDILKGFEAQTYECIDILKARKTPFLVAANKIDRISGWNSKPNQPFIISYKAQDPYVRQSLDEKIYEIIGTFSRLGFRADRFDKIEDFTRTVAIVPVSAKTGEGIPELLTVLIGLTQQYLRSRLQTTEGPAKGTVLEVKEEPGLGVTVNAIIYDGILRKGDLIVIGGKEKPIVTKIRAVLLPKPLDEIRDPRDKFILAEEVSAAAGIKIAAPELENAVAGAPLYVIPSEDQAPEYVKLVAEEIEKIKISTDIEGIILKTDALGSLEAIAESLRRNEIPIRIADVGDVSKRDVTEASIVKENEPLYGVILAFNVKVLPDAAEEAKKRGVRIFKHNIIYHLVDEYLEWVKSEKEAKIKKEFERLIKPGKIKVLPGYVFRRAKPAIFGVEVLAGQIRPKYQLVRQDGLDLGEIIQIQDRGEAISQASIGMQVAISMNKPVVGRHINEGDVLYVKVPEQHVKILKTNFQSLLSEDEIKALEEYVEIMRKKNPLWGI